A genomic stretch from Hypnocyclicus thermotrophus includes:
- a CDS encoding DMT family transporter: protein MNKLSNRLLAIFACFLWSTAFVGIKIGYTYYSSPFNFAGLRFTLAGVLLLPLIYKEKLFKILKDNLKFIFFISLAQTGIGYAIFYSAMKYVDGAVAAIVIGASPLITAILSHYLLDNDKMSKAKFLALISGMLGIILISLSTKPFSVNGLKSMLGIGLLLFNSILGGIVNIKISKNKIVINPIVLSSLQMIIGGIFLLIIGRVFEGKIYFDFPIVFYISLLWLAFLSAAAISIWFKLLKSKDIKVSELNMWKFLIPLLGAFLSWIILPNENPNFLSIIGMIIILISLVSYNRIKK, encoded by the coding sequence TTTTTATGGTCAACAGCATTTGTAGGAATTAAAATAGGATATACTTATTATAGTTCACCTTTTAATTTTGCAGGTTTAAGATTTACTTTAGCAGGAGTTTTACTATTACCATTAATATATAAAGAAAAATTATTTAAAATATTAAAAGATAATTTAAAATTTATATTTTTTATTAGTTTAGCTCAAACTGGTATAGGATATGCTATATTTTATAGTGCTATGAAATATGTAGATGGAGCAGTAGCAGCTATAGTTATAGGGGCTTCTCCACTTATTACAGCTATTTTATCACATTATTTATTAGATAATGATAAGATGAGTAAAGCTAAATTTTTAGCACTCATTAGTGGAATGTTAGGAATAATATTAATAAGTTTATCAACAAAACCATTTAGTGTAAATGGATTAAAATCAATGTTAGGAATTGGATTACTTTTATTTAATTCAATACTTGGTGGAATAGTAAATATAAAAATATCTAAAAATAAAATAGTAATAAATCCTATAGTATTATCTTCATTACAAATGATAATAGGAGGTATATTTTTATTAATAATAGGTAGGGTATTTGAAGGAAAAATTTATTTTGATTTTCCGATTGTATTTTATATTAGTTTATTATGGCTTGCTTTTTTATCAGCAGCAGCAATATCTATATGGTTTAAATTATTAAAATCAAAAGATATAAAAGTATCAGAGCTTAATATGTGGAAATTTTTAATACCACTTTTAGGAGCTTTTTTAAGCTGGATAATATTACCTAATGAAAATCCAAATTTTTTATCAATAATAGGGATGATAATAATATTAATATCACTTGTATCTTATAATAGAATAAAAAAATAG
- a CDS encoding NUDIX hydrolase, which produces MKRLLEIAKQLQAISQSGLYYSENDYDLDRYKQIEDLSVEMIELLTNNSIEKIKLVLCNDDGYKTPKVDVRGVIFDEKDRILMVKEKIDEKWSIPGGWSDIGYSPKKVAEKEVFEEAGLVVEAQKLLAVLDKSYHKHPSDINHVYKMFISCKVVGGELKKGMETLDVGYFDINDLPELSITRITKEQIDMLYKFHKGIYTETICD; this is translated from the coding sequence ATGAAAAGATTATTAGAAATAGCAAAGCAACTGCAAGCAATATCTCAGTCAGGATTATATTATTCAGAAAACGACTATGATTTAGATAGATATAAACAAATAGAAGATTTAAGTGTAGAAATGATAGAGCTTCTTACAAATAATAGTATAGAAAAAATAAAATTAGTACTTTGTAATGATGATGGATATAAAACTCCAAAGGTAGATGTAAGAGGAGTTATTTTTGATGAAAAAGATAGAATATTAATGGTAAAAGAAAAAATAGATGAGAAGTGGAGTATTCCTGGTGGATGGAGTGATATAGGATATAGTCCTAAAAAAGTAGCTGAAAAAGAAGTGTTTGAAGAAGCAGGACTTGTAGTAGAAGCTCAAAAATTACTTGCTGTATTAGATAAAAGTTATCATAAGCATCCAAGTGATATAAATCATGTGTATAAAATGTTTATTTCGTGTAAGGTAGTAGGTGGAGAATTAAAGAAAGGTATGGAAACTCTTGATGTAGGATATTTTGATATTAATGATTTACCCGAACTATCTATAACAAGAATAACAAAAGAACAAATAGATATGTTATATAAATTTCATAAAGGTATTTATACGGAAACAATATGTGATTAA